A single region of the Streptomyces caelestis genome encodes:
- a CDS encoding WhiB family transcriptional regulator codes for MTETVQQLLVDDADEELGWQERALCAQTDPESFFPEKGGSTREAKKVCLACEVRSECLEYALANDERFGIWGGLSERERRRLKKAAV; via the coding sequence ATGACCGAGACGGTGCAGCAACTGCTGGTCGACGACGCGGACGAGGAACTCGGCTGGCAGGAGCGCGCACTGTGCGCCCAGACCGACCCCGAGTCCTTCTTCCCCGAGAAGGGCGGCTCGACCCGGGAGGCCAAGAAGGTCTGCCTCGCCTGTGAGGTCCGCTCCGAGTGCCTCGAGTACGCCCTCGCCAACGACGAGCGATTCGGCATCTGGGGCGGCCTGTCCGAGCGGGAGCGCCGCCGGCTGAAGAAGGCGGCGGTCTGA
- a CDS encoding cysteine dioxygenase has protein sequence MNSDSDLQIAGDILEVPHLLRTPREHPATVAEFAGLARTIAADRSQWEHLVRYDATSRWYHRLRTGPGYEVWLLSWVPGQGSGLHDHGRSSGVLTVLDGTLTERTERGTRALRAGAQRVFAPGYVHEVVNDALRPAVSLHVYYPGLTEMPMHTAQHCEARGVSGAASI, from the coding sequence ATGAACAGCGACAGCGACCTCCAGATCGCCGGCGACATCCTCGAAGTCCCGCATCTGCTCCGGACCCCGCGCGAGCACCCGGCCACCGTCGCCGAGTTCGCCGGACTCGCCCGCACCATCGCCGCCGACCGCTCCCAGTGGGAGCACCTCGTCCGGTACGACGCGACCAGCCGCTGGTACCACCGGCTGCGCACCGGCCCGGGCTACGAGGTGTGGCTGCTGTCCTGGGTGCCCGGGCAGGGCAGCGGGCTGCACGACCACGGCCGCTCCTCCGGTGTGCTGACCGTGCTGGACGGCACGCTGACCGAGCGCACGGAGCGGGGCACACGCGCCTTGCGGGCGGGCGCGCAGCGCGTTTTCGCGCCGGGGTACGTGCACGAAGTCGTGAATGACGCACTGCGGCCGGCGGTCAGCCTGCACGTCTACTACCCGGGCCTGACGGAGATGCCGATGCACACGGCCCAGCACTGCGAGGCCCGGGGCGTATCGGGTGCCGCGAGCATCTGA
- the cofD gene encoding 2-phospho-L-lactate transferase yields the protein MRIVVLAGGIGGARFLRGLKRAVPDADITVIGNTGDDIHLFGLKVCPDLDTVMYTLGDGINEEQGWGRADETFHLKEELAAYGVGPEWFGLGDRDFATHIVRTQMLGAGYPLSAVTQALCDRWQPGVRLIPMSDDRVETHVAVEIDGERKAIHFQEYWVRLRASVPAEAIVPVGADQAKPAPGVLEAIAEADVILFPPSNPVVSIGTILAVPGIREAIAEAGVPVVGLSPIVGDAPVRGMADKVLAAVGVESTAQAVAEHYGSGLLDGWLVDTVDAGAVEQVEAAGIRCRAVPLMMTDADATARMAREALALAEEVRGA from the coding sequence ATGCGCATTGTGGTTCTGGCAGGCGGCATCGGTGGTGCCCGGTTCCTGCGTGGTCTGAAGCGGGCCGTGCCGGACGCGGACATCACGGTCATCGGCAACACCGGGGACGACATCCACCTCTTCGGGCTGAAGGTCTGCCCGGACCTCGACACGGTGATGTACACGCTCGGCGACGGCATCAACGAGGAGCAGGGCTGGGGGCGTGCCGACGAGACCTTCCACCTCAAGGAGGAGCTCGCGGCGTACGGCGTCGGGCCCGAGTGGTTCGGCCTCGGCGACCGGGACTTCGCCACGCACATCGTGCGGACACAGATGCTCGGCGCCGGGTACCCGCTGAGCGCGGTGACCCAGGCGCTGTGCGACCGCTGGCAGCCGGGCGTGCGACTGATCCCGATGTCCGACGACCGCGTCGAGACCCATGTGGCCGTCGAGATCGACGGCGAGCGCAAGGCGATCCACTTCCAGGAGTACTGGGTGCGGCTGCGCGCCTCGGTGCCCGCGGAGGCGATCGTGCCGGTGGGTGCCGACCAGGCGAAGCCCGCGCCGGGTGTGCTGGAGGCGATCGCCGAGGCGGATGTGATCCTCTTCCCGCCGTCCAACCCGGTCGTGTCGATCGGCACGATCCTCGCCGTGCCCGGCATCCGGGAGGCCATCGCCGAGGCCGGGGTGCCGGTGGTCGGGCTGTCCCCCATCGTCGGTGACGCGCCCGTGCGGGGCATGGCCGACAAGGTGCTCGCCGCCGTGGGCGTCGAGTCGACCGCGCAGGCGGTGGCCGAGCACTACGGCTCGGGCCTGCTGGACGGCTGGCTCGTCGACACGGTGGACGCCGGCGCGGTGGAGCAGGTCGAGGCGGCCGGGATCCGCTGCCGGGCCGTGCCGCTGATGATGACCGACGCGGACGCGACCGCGCGGATGGCGCGGGAGGCCCTGGCGTTGGCGGAGGAGGTGCGGGGAGCTTGA
- a CDS encoding coenzyme F420-0:L-glutamate ligase, translating into MSGEVPENRQSAGGYRVWAVGGMPEVAAGDDLAKLIAAAEPGLADGDVLLVTSKIVSKAEGRAVRAADREAAIDAETVRVVARRGSLRIVENRQGLVMAAAGVDASNTPSGTVLLLPEDPDTSARAIRDGLRDILGVDVGVVVTDTFGRPWRAGLTDVAIGAAGVRVLDDLRGGTDAHGNPLSATVVATADELAAAGDLVKGKAAGLPVAVARGLPHVLAQDDGEGARAMVRGARDDMFRLGTSEAVRLAVTQRRTVRAFTDEPVDPGAVRRAVAAAVTAPAPHHTTPWRFVLLESEESRTRLLDAMRDAWVADLRRDGKSEESIAKRIRRGDVLRNAPYLAVPCLVMDGSHTYGDARRDGAEREMFVVAAGAGVQNFLVALAGERLGSAWVSSTMFCRDVVREALGLPADWDPMGAVAVGHPAEEPRARPERDAGAFIEVR; encoded by the coding sequence TTGAGCGGCGAGGTCCCGGAGAACCGGCAGAGTGCCGGCGGGTACCGGGTGTGGGCCGTGGGCGGGATGCCCGAGGTCGCGGCCGGGGACGATCTGGCCAAGCTGATCGCGGCCGCCGAGCCCGGTCTGGCCGACGGGGACGTCCTGCTCGTCACGTCGAAGATCGTGTCCAAGGCGGAGGGCCGGGCGGTCCGGGCGGCCGACCGGGAGGCGGCCATCGACGCCGAGACGGTACGGGTGGTCGCCCGGCGCGGCAGTCTCCGGATCGTCGAGAACCGGCAGGGCCTCGTCATGGCCGCCGCCGGGGTGGACGCGTCCAACACCCCGTCCGGGACGGTGCTGTTGCTGCCCGAGGACCCGGACACCTCCGCCCGCGCGATTCGCGACGGACTGCGGGACATTCTCGGCGTCGACGTCGGTGTCGTCGTCACCGACACGTTCGGGCGGCCCTGGCGCGCGGGGCTCACGGACGTCGCCATCGGCGCCGCCGGAGTACGCGTACTGGACGACCTGCGCGGCGGCACGGACGCGCACGGCAACCCGCTCAGCGCCACCGTCGTCGCCACGGCCGACGAACTCGCCGCGGCCGGCGACCTCGTCAAGGGCAAGGCGGCCGGGCTCCCCGTCGCCGTGGCGCGCGGTCTGCCGCACGTGCTGGCACAGGACGACGGAGAGGGCGCGCGGGCCATGGTGCGCGGCGCGCGCGACGACATGTTCCGGCTCGGTACGTCGGAGGCGGTACGGCTGGCGGTGACCCAGCGACGTACGGTCCGGGCCTTCACGGACGAGCCTGTCGACCCCGGAGCGGTACGGCGGGCGGTGGCCGCGGCGGTGACCGCGCCGGCGCCACACCACACCACCCCCTGGCGCTTCGTGCTGCTGGAGTCCGAGGAGTCGCGGACGCGGCTGCTCGACGCCATGCGCGATGCCTGGGTCGCCGATCTGCGGCGGGACGGCAAGTCGGAGGAGTCCATCGCCAAGCGGATACGGCGAGGGGACGTCCTGCGGAACGCGCCGTACCTCGCCGTCCCCTGTCTGGTCATGGACGGCTCGCACACCTACGGCGACGCGCGGCGCGACGGGGCCGAGCGGGAGATGTTCGTGGTCGCCGCTGGCGCGGGCGTGCAGAACTTCCTGGTCGCACTGGCCGGGGAGCGGCTGGGGTCGGCGTGGGTGTCCTCGACGATGTTCTGCCGGGACGTGGTGCGCGAGGCGCTCGGGCTGCCGGCGGACTGGGATCCGATGGGCGCGGTGGCGGTCGGGCATCCGGCGGAGGAACCGCGGGCGCGGCCGGAGCGGGACGCGGGGGCTTTCATCGAGGTGCGGTGA
- a CDS encoding DNA-3-methyladenine glycosylase family protein: protein MAGRFAPRPTRTTVRGGHVGVAGGVPRQAAGLDRVRDWVPDGPLDLGLVLGPLRRGPGDPTFRAMPDGSVWRACRTPAGPGTVRVCAYGGGVRGQAWGPGAEWLLDRLPELLGGADDPSVFVPRHRLVALARHRRPGLRLTRTGLVLESLIPSILEQKVTTDEAYRAWRLLVRKFGEPAPGPAPGRMCVMPEPRAWALIPSWEWHRAGVDNKRASTILRAVRVAGRLEEAAGMEPGAARARLEVVPGVGPWTSAETVQRSHGAPDEVTVGDLHLPGIVGWALAGDRDADDSVMLELLEPYAGQRHRAARLILLSGRVPGRRAPKMPRWDIGGL, encoded by the coding sequence ATGGCAGGACGGTTCGCTCCCCGGCCCACGCGCACGACCGTGCGCGGCGGGCATGTCGGCGTCGCCGGGGGCGTGCCGCGGCAGGCGGCGGGGCTGGACCGGGTGCGCGACTGGGTGCCGGACGGGCCGCTGGATCTCGGTCTGGTCCTTGGGCCGCTGCGGCGCGGGCCGGGTGATCCGACGTTCCGGGCCATGCCGGACGGGTCCGTGTGGCGGGCCTGTCGTACGCCCGCCGGGCCCGGGACGGTACGGGTCTGCGCGTACGGCGGTGGGGTGCGCGGCCAGGCCTGGGGGCCCGGGGCGGAGTGGCTGCTGGACCGGTTGCCGGAGCTGCTCGGGGGTGCTGATGATCCGTCCGTGTTCGTGCCCCGGCACCGGCTGGTGGCGCTGGCCCGGCATCGGCGGCCGGGGCTCAGGCTGACGCGGACCGGGCTGGTGCTGGAGTCGCTGATCCCGTCGATTCTGGAGCAGAAGGTCACGACCGATGAGGCGTATCGGGCGTGGCGGTTGCTCGTGCGGAAGTTCGGGGAGCCGGCGCCGGGGCCCGCGCCCGGGCGGATGTGTGTGATGCCGGAGCCTCGGGCGTGGGCGTTGATCCCGTCGTGGGAGTGGCATCGGGCCGGGGTCGACAACAAGCGGGCGTCGACGATTCTGCGTGCGGTGCGGGTGGCCGGGCGGTTGGAGGAGGCGGCCGGGATGGAGCCGGGGGCGGCTCGGGCGCGGCTGGAGGTGGTGCCGGGGGTGGGGCCGTGGACGTCGGCGGAGACGGTGCAGCGGAGTCATGGGGCGCCGGACGAGGTGACCGTGGGGGATCTGCATCTGCCCGGGATCGTGGGGTGGGCGTTGGCCGGTGATCGGGATGCGGATGACTCCGTGATGCTGGAGTTGTTGGAGCCGTATGCGGGGCAGCGGCATCGGGCGGCTCGGTTGATTCTGCTGAGTGGGAGGGTGCCGGGGCGGAGGGCGCCGAAGATGCCGCGGTGGGATATCGGGGGGTTGTGA
- a CDS encoding nucleotidyltransferase family protein has product MTEAILLVGGKGTRLRPLTVHTPKPMVPAAGVPFLTHQLARARAAGVEHIVLATSYLAEVFEPYFGDGAALGLHLEYVTEEEPLGTGGAIRNVASRLHSGPDDPVLIFNGDILTGLDIRALVDTHESTGADVSLHLTKVTDPRAYGLVPTDDTGRVLAFLEKPQTPEEIVTDQINAGAYVFRRSVIDTIPLGRPVSVERETFPDLLSAGAHLQGMVDSTYWLDLGTPAAFVRGSADLVLGRAPSPAVPGRCGDRLVLPTATVAADAKLSGGTVVGEGAFVAEGARIFGSTILPGAVIEPGAVITDSLIGIRARVGERSVLTGTVIGDGAVIGPDNELRDGARVWCDAHIPAGAVRFSSDQ; this is encoded by the coding sequence GTGACAGAAGCGATCCTCCTGGTCGGCGGCAAGGGCACCCGGTTGCGCCCGCTCACGGTGCACACGCCCAAGCCGATGGTGCCGGCGGCCGGGGTGCCCTTCCTCACGCACCAGCTGGCGAGAGCGAGAGCGGCGGGTGTCGAGCACATCGTCCTGGCCACGTCCTATCTGGCCGAGGTCTTCGAGCCGTACTTCGGTGACGGTGCCGCGCTGGGGCTGCACCTGGAGTACGTGACGGAGGAGGAGCCCCTGGGCACGGGCGGCGCCATCCGCAACGTGGCGTCACGGCTGCACTCGGGCCCCGACGACCCGGTCCTGATCTTCAACGGCGACATCCTGACGGGCCTCGACATCCGGGCCCTGGTCGACACCCACGAGAGCACGGGCGCGGACGTCTCCCTGCACCTCACCAAGGTCACGGACCCGCGCGCCTACGGCCTGGTCCCCACGGACGACACGGGCAGGGTCCTGGCGTTCCTGGAGAAACCGCAGACGCCCGAGGAGATCGTCACCGACCAGATCAACGCGGGAGCGTACGTCTTCCGCCGCTCGGTCATCGACACGATCCCGCTGGGCCGGCCGGTGTCGGTGGAGCGGGAGACCTTTCCGGACCTGCTGTCCGCCGGGGCGCACCTGCAGGGCATGGTCGACTCGACGTACTGGCTGGACCTGGGCACACCGGCGGCGTTCGTCCGGGGCTCGGCAGACCTGGTCCTGGGCCGGGCCCCGTCCCCGGCGGTCCCCGGCCGCTGTGGCGACCGCCTGGTCCTGCCCACGGCGACGGTCGCGGCCGACGCGAAGCTGTCCGGCGGCACGGTGGTCGGCGAGGGCGCCTTCGTCGCGGAGGGCGCCCGCATCTTCGGCAGCACGATCCTCCCCGGCGCCGTGATCGAACCCGGCGCGGTCATCACCGACTCCCTCATAGGCATCCGGGCCCGCGTCGGCGAACGCTCCGTCCTCACCGGCACGGTCATCGGCGACGGCGCGGTCATCGGCCCCGACAACGAACTCCGCGACGGCGCCCGCGTCTGGTGCGACGCCCACATCCCAGCAGGAGCAGTCCGCTTCTCTTCGGACCAGTAG
- a CDS encoding peptidoglycan recognition protein family protein: MHGFLASSIGVTCAAALALPLTPPAVAATARPVPTTTARPAPHAGIPDTTMTNRRAAEPYAPGSTQSLPLEPLTRNRATPTGPGAPEQGLTRRAVRHFSLVGIVWDDPAAELHGRVQVRTRAAGTGTWSGWQDVETHNSDHAADPYTPESTAGRVRGATAPLWVGDSDGVELRVRSEPESAEADSAHHGTGTRTLPAAPPLPSGLRLELVDPGEGASSPGAPADSPRTGGLNAETSAATETSAVNADLAPLGAVEIPALNRAGTEQEFLALNAGELTEQQRARPYIGPRPRIVTRRGWGAAEGLRERGFRYTKKVKAAFVHHTASGNNYRCSQVPSLIRSIYRYHVRSMGWRDIGYNFVIDKCGKIYEGRAGGVARPVLGAHTLGFNNNSMGIAVLGSYGAKKPSAAAVRAVARLTAWKLGLYGVNPRGKTYLKSGGSNLHRKGKKVRLNVISGHRDGFKTECPGWKLYSKLGSARSKAARYQGR, translated from the coding sequence ATGCATGGATTTCTTGCCTCTTCGATAGGTGTCACCTGTGCGGCCGCTCTGGCCCTCCCCCTCACACCGCCCGCCGTCGCGGCGACGGCGAGACCGGTACCGACCACGACCGCGAGACCCGCGCCCCACGCGGGGATCCCGGACACGACCATGACCAACCGGCGCGCGGCCGAACCGTACGCCCCCGGCAGCACCCAGTCCCTTCCCCTCGAACCCCTCACCCGCAACCGCGCCACCCCCACCGGCCCCGGCGCCCCGGAACAGGGCCTGACCCGCCGTGCCGTACGCCACTTCTCCCTCGTCGGCATCGTCTGGGACGACCCCGCAGCCGAACTGCACGGCCGTGTCCAGGTCCGCACCCGAGCCGCCGGCACCGGCACCTGGTCGGGCTGGCAGGACGTCGAGACGCACAACAGCGACCACGCGGCCGACCCGTACACCCCCGAGAGCACCGCGGGCCGCGTCCGGGGCGCCACGGCACCCCTGTGGGTCGGCGACTCCGACGGCGTGGAACTCCGGGTCCGCTCCGAACCCGAGAGCGCGGAAGCCGACTCCGCGCACCACGGCACGGGCACCCGCACCCTGCCCGCCGCGCCCCCGCTCCCCTCCGGCCTTCGCCTCGAACTCGTCGACCCCGGCGAGGGCGCGTCATCCCCCGGCGCCCCCGCGGACAGTCCCCGCACCGGCGGCCTGAACGCCGAGACCTCCGCCGCCACCGAAACCTCCGCCGTCAACGCCGACCTGGCCCCGCTCGGCGCCGTCGAGATCCCGGCACTGAACCGCGCGGGGACCGAGCAGGAGTTCCTCGCCCTCAACGCCGGCGAGCTGACGGAGCAGCAGCGGGCAAGGCCCTACATCGGCCCGCGCCCGCGCATCGTCACGCGCCGCGGCTGGGGCGCGGCCGAGGGGCTGCGGGAGCGGGGCTTCCGGTACACGAAGAAGGTCAAGGCGGCCTTCGTGCACCACACGGCCTCCGGCAACAACTACCGCTGCTCGCAGGTCCCGTCACTCATCCGCAGTATCTACCGCTACCACGTCAGGAGCATGGGCTGGCGGGACATCGGCTACAACTTCGTCATCGACAAGTGCGGAAAGATCTACGAGGGCCGCGCCGGGGGCGTGGCCAGGCCGGTCCTGGGCGCCCACACCCTTGGTTTCAACAACAACAGTATGGGGATCGCCGTCCTCGGGTCGTACGGCGCCAAGAAGCCGTCGGCCGCCGCCGTCCGGGCCGTCGCCCGGCTCACCGCGTGGAAGCTGGGCCTGTACGGGGTGAACCCGCGGGGCAAGACATACCTGAAGTCGGGGGGTAGCAACCTCCACCGAAAAGGTAAGAAGGTACGACTGAACGTGATCTCCGGTCACCGCGACGGCTTCAAGACGGAGTGCCCGGGGTGGAAGCTCTACAGCAAGCTCGGCTCGGCCCGCTCCAAGGCGGCCCGGTACCAGGGCCGCTGA
- a CDS encoding TIGR03089 family protein, giving the protein MNATDRTPADLLSSALAADPGRPLVTFYDDATGERVELSVATFANWVAKTANLLQDELSAEPGDRVALLLPAHWQTAVWLLACSSVGVVADMAGDARAADVVVSGPDELETARACSGARIAMALRPLGGRFPQVPEGFVDYAVEVPGQGDRFVPYAPVDPEGPALIVAGREFSGAEVVERARAEATGLGLTGPGSRILSGLPYDTWEGLNAGLYGPLATGGSVVLCRHLERAGDGMLDKRVESERVTAIAR; this is encoded by the coding sequence GTGAACGCCACCGATCGCACCCCTGCCGACCTGCTGAGTTCCGCGCTCGCCGCGGACCCGGGACGTCCCCTGGTGACCTTCTACGACGACGCCACGGGCGAACGTGTCGAACTGTCCGTGGCCACCTTCGCCAATTGGGTGGCCAAGACCGCCAACCTCCTCCAGGACGAGCTGTCCGCCGAGCCCGGGGACCGGGTGGCGCTGCTGCTGCCCGCGCACTGGCAGACGGCGGTGTGGCTGCTGGCGTGTTCGTCGGTGGGAGTCGTCGCGGACATGGCAGGGGATGCGCGAGCGGCCGATGTCGTGGTGAGCGGGCCGGACGAACTGGAGACGGCTCGGGCGTGTTCCGGGGCGCGGATCGCGATGGCGCTGCGGCCGCTCGGGGGGCGGTTCCCTCAGGTGCCCGAGGGGTTTGTCGACTACGCGGTGGAGGTGCCGGGGCAGGGCGACCGGTTCGTGCCGTATGCACCGGTGGATCCGGAGGGGCCCGCGCTGATCGTGGCGGGGCGGGAGTTCAGCGGGGCGGAGGTCGTCGAGCGGGCTCGGGCGGAGGCGACGGGGCTGGGGTTGACCGGGCCCGGGTCGCGGATCCTGTCGGGGCTGCCGTACGACACGTGGGAGGGTTTGAACGCGGGGTTGTACGGGCCGCTGGCCACGGGGGGTTCCGTGGTGTTGTGCCGGCATCTGGAGCGGGCGGGGGACGGGATGCTGGACAAGCGGGTGGAGAGTGAGCGGGTCACGGCCATCGCCCGGTAG
- a CDS encoding LCP family protein yields MGDTGRLGPGAGASASGPGLVRRRRRRWVRIGAFGVAGVVVAAGGAGWAVYAKLSGNITPDEAAAAELARYEKERPTSLVKGARNILLIGSDSREGDDNARYGRDSGTERSDTTILLHLSAGRTSATAVSLPRDLMVDLPGCRRQDGSRSAPRFTMFNRAFQVGGSACTIRTVEKLTDIRVDHHVVVDFHGFKKMVDAVDGVEVCLRHPIDDRAAKLRLPAGRVTLDGEQALGYVRARKTLGDGSDTERMERQQRFLGALVNKVRSNDVLLNPAKLYPVLDAATSSLTTDPDLASLRGLYELVRGLRDIPMERVQFLTVPRESYAYDANRDQLVEPEAERLFERLRTDTPVVVAGHVPRGSAPLRPTDSYDGSYGDSYPGPFTKPAVTVSPPPTFRGNTAAEDTCE; encoded by the coding sequence GTGGGCGACACCGGGAGGCTTGGGCCGGGGGCGGGGGCCTCCGCCAGCGGGCCGGGGCTGGTGCGGCGGCGTCGGCGGCGGTGGGTGCGGATCGGGGCGTTCGGGGTCGCCGGTGTCGTCGTCGCGGCCGGCGGGGCCGGATGGGCCGTGTACGCGAAGCTCAGCGGCAACATCACGCCCGACGAGGCCGCCGCCGCCGAGCTCGCGCGGTACGAGAAGGAACGACCGACCTCGCTGGTCAAGGGCGCGCGGAACATCCTGCTGATCGGGTCGGACTCGCGCGAGGGTGACGACAACGCGCGCTACGGGCGTGACTCCGGGACCGAGCGGTCGGACACCACCATCCTGCTGCACCTGTCCGCGGGCCGGACCAGCGCCACCGCCGTCTCCCTGCCCCGGGACCTGATGGTGGACCTGCCGGGCTGCCGGCGCCAGGACGGGTCGCGCAGCGCGCCGCGGTTCACCATGTTCAACCGGGCCTTCCAGGTGGGCGGCTCGGCCTGCACCATCCGGACCGTCGAGAAGCTCACCGACATCCGCGTCGATCACCACGTCGTCGTCGACTTCCACGGCTTCAAGAAGATGGTCGACGCGGTCGACGGCGTGGAGGTGTGCCTGCGCCACCCGATCGACGACCGGGCCGCCAAGCTGCGGCTCCCCGCCGGACGCGTGACCCTCGACGGCGAGCAGGCGCTCGGCTACGTCCGCGCCCGCAAGACGCTCGGCGACGGCAGTGACACGGAACGTATGGAGCGGCAGCAACGGTTCCTCGGGGCACTCGTCAACAAAGTGCGCAGCAATGACGTCCTGCTGAATCCGGCGAAGCTGTATCCCGTGCTGGACGCCGCCACGTCATCTCTCACAACGGACCCGGATCTGGCCAGCCTTCGCGGTTTGTACGAACTCGTGCGCGGGCTGCGCGACATCCCCATGGAACGTGTGCAGTTCCTGACCGTTCCACGGGAGTCGTACGCGTACGACGCCAATCGCGACCAACTCGTGGAGCCCGAGGCGGAGAGGCTGTTCGAGCGGTTGCGTACGGACACACCCGTGGTGGTGGCCGGGCACGTTCCGCGCGGTTCCGCCCCGCTGAGGCCTACCGATTCGTATGACGGGTCGTACGGGGATTCGTATCCGGGGCCGTTTACGAAGCCCGCCGTCACCGTTTCTCCTCCACCGACGTTCCGGGGGAACACGGCAGCCGAGGACACCTGTGAGTAA
- a CDS encoding LCP family protein: MDAQGRGRADDVDPADQWVLNPDTGEYELRLPPSSPQSGVPSPRRPPAPDADRPARGRSEAPGRRRPAAPGRAVPPPRRRRGAPEEPLPGRRGRRPAKKAAKGKKVLLWTGGAMAFVLVAGAGAAYFYIEHLNGNIASVSDDGASTGGFQKDKAINILLIGTDKRTGKGNESYGDSGSVGHADTTILLHVSKDRSNATALSIPRDLIVDVPDCPTTQEDGSQKIIPSTRQVRFNTSLGQDGRTPSCTMRTVTELTGVKPDNFMVADFNAVKTLTSAVGGVEVCLGKDIDDPDSHLKLSKGTHTIEGEQALAFVRTRHAVGFGGDLSRIGLQQQFLSALMRKLKSNDTLTSPSKMLDLAEAGTKALTVDSQLDSIGKLKDLGLELGKLNTKNLTFTTVPVIDNPAEKVKATVVLNESTAPQVFEMIQNDVSFTAVKEQKKKEAAAVSARLKGSKAPASEVRVRILNGGAVAGSAQETLSWLQVEEGVTKSENAGNAPAALAKTTLEYAPDQADQARRLADIMGLPGSAMKPGESVDNAQGLPAMTLTLGKDFKGAGTSLTAPSKAPEGVQKSTADKVECAQ, translated from the coding sequence GTGGACGCGCAAGGCCGTGGGCGGGCGGACGATGTCGATCCCGCAGACCAGTGGGTGCTCAATCCGGACACCGGCGAATACGAACTGCGACTGCCCCCTTCCTCACCGCAGTCGGGCGTCCCCAGCCCCCGCAGGCCACCGGCCCCCGACGCGGACCGGCCGGCGCGCGGCCGTTCGGAGGCGCCCGGCAGGCGGCGCCCCGCGGCGCCCGGCCGTGCGGTGCCGCCGCCGCGCAGGCGCCGCGGGGCTCCGGAGGAGCCGCTGCCGGGGCGGCGCGGGCGGCGGCCGGCCAAGAAGGCCGCGAAGGGGAAGAAGGTCCTGCTGTGGACTGGCGGCGCGATGGCGTTCGTGCTGGTCGCCGGGGCGGGCGCCGCGTACTTCTACATCGAGCACCTGAACGGCAACATCGCGTCCGTCTCCGACGACGGCGCGAGCACCGGTGGCTTCCAGAAGGACAAGGCGATCAACATCCTGCTGATCGGCACCGACAAGCGCACCGGCAAGGGCAACGAGAGCTACGGCGACTCGGGAAGCGTCGGGCACGCCGACACCACGATCCTGCTGCACGTCTCCAAGGACCGCTCGAACGCGACCGCGCTGAGCATCCCGCGTGACCTCATCGTCGACGTGCCGGACTGCCCGACCACGCAGGAGGACGGCTCGCAGAAGATCATCCCGAGCACGCGGCAGGTCCGTTTCAACACCAGCCTCGGCCAGGACGGCCGTACCCCCAGCTGCACCATGCGGACCGTGACCGAGCTGACCGGGGTCAAGCCGGACAACTTCATGGTCGCCGACTTCAACGCCGTCAAGACGCTGACCAGCGCGGTCGGCGGGGTCGAGGTCTGTCTGGGCAAGGACATCGACGACCCGGACTCGCATCTGAAGCTGTCGAAGGGCACGCACACGATCGAGGGCGAGCAGGCGCTGGCGTTCGTGCGCACCCGGCACGCCGTGGGCTTCGGCGGCGACCTGAGCCGCATCGGGCTGCAGCAGCAGTTCCTGAGCGCACTGATGCGCAAGCTGAAGTCCAACGACACGCTCACCAGCCCCTCCAAGATGCTCGATCTGGCCGAGGCGGGCACCAAGGCGCTGACCGTCGACTCGCAGCTGGACAGCATCGGCAAGCTGAAGGACCTCGGTCTGGAGCTGGGCAAGCTCAACACCAAGAACCTGACCTTCACCACCGTGCCGGTGATCGACAACCCGGCGGAGAAGGTGAAGGCCACGGTCGTCCTCAACGAGTCGACGGCCCCGCAGGTCTTCGAGATGATCCAGAACGACGTCTCGTTCACCGCGGTCAAGGAGCAGAAGAAGAAGGAGGCCGCCGCGGTGTCCGCCCGGCTGAAGGGGAGCAAGGCCCCGGCCTCCGAGGTCCGGGTGCGGATCCTCAACGGCGGTGCCGTCGCCGGCAGCGCCCAGGAGACGCTCAGCTGGCTCCAGGTCGAGGAGGGCGTGACCAAGTCGGAGAACGCCGGCAACGCGCCCGCCGCCCTGGCGAAGACCACCCTCGAGTACGCCCCCGACCAGGCCGACCAGGCCCGCCGCCTCGCCGACATCATGGGCCTGCCCGGGTCGGCGATGAAGCCGGGCGAGAGCGTGGACAACGCCCAGGGACTGCCCGCGATGACCCTGACCCTCGGCAAGGACTTCAAGGGCGCGGGCACCTCCCTCACCGCTCCGTCGAAGGCGCCGGAGGGTGTCCAGAAGTCCACGGCGGACAAGGTCGAGTGCGCCCAGTGA